Sequence from the Lysobacter capsici genome:
CCGCGGCCAGGCGCGGTGCGATCCCGACCGATGAGTGCGCAGCGAATCCGTCGCGCGCCTACTTGACCCGATGCTTGCCGAGCTTGCGCGCCAGGGTGCGCCGATGCATGCCGAGCCGGCGCGCGGTCTCGGAGATGTTGAAGTCGGTCGCGGCCAGCATCTCGTGGATGCGTTCCCATTCCAGGGTCTTGATCGAGGTCTGGCGCTCGGTCAGTTCGACCGTGGCGTCGCCGGCGGCGCGGCCGAACGCGGCTTCGATGTCGTCGGTGTTGGACGGCTTGGCCAGGTAGTGGCAAGCGCCGAGCTTGATCGCTTCGACCGCGGTGGCGATGCTGGCGTAACCGGTCAGCACCACGATCAGCATGTCCGGGTCGTGCTCGTGCAGCGCCTGCACGCAGGCCAGGCCGGAATCGCCGCCGGCCAGTTTCAGGTCGACCACCGCATAGCCGGGGCTGTGGGTTTCCAGCAATTTTTCCACGTCGGCCAGATGGCTCGCGTTGTGCACGATGTAGCCGCGGCGCTCGAACGAACGGGTCAGGGTGCGCGCGAACGCGGCATCGTCCTCGACGATCAGCAGGCGGCGCGCGTCGTCGCCGTCGAGCGCATCGTCGTCGAGGGGGACTTCGGTGTCGTCGTGCTCACTCATGCTCGGCCTCGCTCACGCTCAACGACGACAACGGCAGGCTCAT
This genomic interval carries:
- a CDS encoding response regulator transcription factor, with protein sequence MSEHDDTEVPLDDDALDGDDARRLLIVEDDAAFARTLTRSFERRGYIVHNASHLADVEKLLETHSPGYAVVDLKLAGGDSGLACVQALHEHDPDMLIVVLTGYASIATAVEAIKLGACHYLAKPSNTDDIEAAFGRAAGDATVELTERQTSIKTLEWERIHEMLAATDFNISETARRLGMHRRTLARKLGKHRVK